The genomic stretch TTGTCCGCCTCGACCAGCGCTCGACCCTCGAAATAGGCCTTGCCCAGGTAGAAGTAGATCTTGTCTTTTTGGTCGTAGTCGGGGAAGTCCTCCAGCAGGCCGAGGAAGCGATTCACCGCCGACAGGGCGAGGCCGTAGCGCAGATAGAAGTTGCCGACGCCGAACTCGTGCTCCGCCAGCTGATGGCGCACCTTGACGATGGATTCCCGGGCCTCGGCGCCGTAGTCACTGGTGGGGTACAGGCGTAGCACTTCCTGGTAGGCGACGAGAGCTTGCTCCGCGGCGGTCTGGTCCCGGTCCGGACGGTCGATGCGGCGGGCCAGGGAGTTGGCGATCTGCAGCTGGACATAGGGAGCGCGATCGCTGGTGGGATAGCGGTTGAGGAAGTCTCGGTACTTGGCCTCCGCCTGGATCAGGTTGGCCTCTCCGCCCTGCTGGAAGAAGGTGTCGGCGGCCAGCAGCAGGGCCTCGCGGCCGAGGCTGGTGTTGGGCGCCACCTCGAAGGCATGAGTGAAGTGACGCCGCGCCTTGTAGTACTTCTCCTTCGCCAGCCATTGCTGGCCCATCTCCAGCGACTCCTCCGCCGACAGGGCGAGGATGGGATCGTCCTTCTTGCCGCAGGCCGTGGCGAGCAGCAACGCCGGTAGGATCAGCATCGGAACTAGCAGGCGGATGGCGGGGAATCGCTTCATACAGTCTCCTCGGTGGCCACTTTGGAGGCCCAATCTAGGTGGCCAGGCGTCGCAGCTCGGCCATGGCGGCCAAGGGGTCCGGAGCTCCGAAGACGGCGGAACCGGCGACGCAGGTGTCGACTCCCGCCTCTACCGCCTGGCGGATGGTCCGGGGGCCCAGCCCGCCGTCCATCTCCACCTCCACGGAGGCTCCCGTCTCGGCAATCCAGCGCCGCAGCCGCCGCGCTTTGTCCAAAGTGTAGGGCAGGAAGGGCTGGCCGCTGAAGCCGGGGTTCACCGACATCAGGAGCACGAAGTCCAGGCGCTCCGCCAGGTCGAAAATGCTCTCCACCGGCGTCGCCGGGTTGAGGGCGACGCCGGCCAGGGCGCCGCCTTCACGGATGCGGGCCAGGGTGCGGTCCAGATGCACTGCGGCTTCCCAATGCACCGCCACCCGCGCCGCGCCGGCCTCGAGATAGCCGTCCAGCAGCCGATCCGGGTCCTCCACCATCAGGTGGACGTCCACCGGCAGCTGGGCGCGTCGGCATAGGGCCGCCAGGACCGGGATGCCAAAGGTCAGATTGGGGACGAAATGGCCGTCCATGACGTCGAAGTGGATCAGGTCTGCACCGCCGTCGGCGCATTGTTGGGCGGCGGTGGCCAGATCGGCCAGGTCGGCGGACAGAATGGACGGGGCTAGCTTCATGGGAAGAGCTTCATGGAGTGATGGTGCCGTCGGCGGTTTGGGAGACCACCAAGGACACCGTGTCCTGGCGATGCAGGGGATGCCCCGCCAACGGGAACTGCCGGAGGATAACACCCTCGGAGATGCCCTCGTAGACTTCGTATTTGATGCTTCCCAGGCGGAATCCCCGTTGCGTGAAGAAGCGCCGGACCTCCTCGAAGTCTCGATACACCAGGTCGGGCATGATGTAGACCGCTTCGCGGCTACCCCGGCTGACCAGCAGGTCCACCGGCTGGCCGGGGGCTACTTCCTGTTCCGGCGCCGGATTCTGTTCCACCACCGTGCCGGTGGCGGCGTCGCGGGTGTAGACGTCCAGCCGGCGGCCCGCGGCGAGACCCGAGGCGGCGAGGGCGACCTGCGCCGCTTGGGCGGTCTGCCCCGTCAGGTCCTGGACCTCCAGTACCTGGGGCCCCAGGGAGAGGGCGATCTCGATCTCGCTACCGCGCTTGACCAGGGTGCGGGCGCCAGGGGTCTGGCGCAATACCTTGCCTGCCGGCACCTCGGGGTCGAAGTCGTCCTCCGTGGCCTCGTGGCGCAAGGACAGGCCCTGGTCCGCCACCACGCCGGTAGCCTCCTCCAGGGTCATGCCCTGAACCGGTGGCACGCGGGTGACGCCGCTGCGCACGAAGAGGCTGAAGGCGGTGTAGGCGGTGAGGCCACAGACCAGGATGAGGGCGCCGACGTAGGCCAGGCGTAGCCCCCAGCGCAAGAGCCAGGCGAGCCAGGGAGGCATGGAGCGCTCTCCGGCCGCGTTCTTGCCGCCGCGGGGGGAATCCGGGGGCTGGTCGAAGGTCAGGCGCAAGGTGGGGGCTCCATGCCGTAGATTCTAGCGCCGGGCATTCCAGTGCCGGCGATCCTAATGCTGGGCATTTTACCTTCCCCAGCCCCGCAGTTCAGGCTCCTTGGCGTAGCAGCTCAAGGCAGAAGATTCTTCTTCAGGTCGAAGAAGATCACCGTCAGCATGATCAGCAGGATGAGCACGAAACCGACGTTGTTGATCAGGTTCTTGACGCCCTCCGGCAAATCTCGCCGGATCACTCCCTCCACCGTCAGCAGGACCATCTGGCCGCCGTCGAGAACCGGGATGGGGAGCAGGTTGAGGACGCCGATGCTGATGCTGATGAGGCCCATGGTGTAGATCAGGTAGCGCAGGCCCACCCGCGCCGCGCCACCGCTGATGCGGGCGATCTCGATGGGGCCGGAGAGGGCGCTCTCGGCGGAGATGCGGCGGGTGAAGATATTTTTCAGCACGAAGCCGGTCTGGCTGATGATCTGGATGTTGTGGCGCACGCTCTCCACCAGCGCCTGGCCGGGACCGTAGCGCTGGTAGAGGCCAACGCCGACGCCGATCTTGCCGGCACCGCCGACATCCTTGGGGGTGACCGGCAGGGTCATCTCCTGGCCGTCCCGCAGGATGGCGATGGCGACCTCCTGCCCCGGGCGCTCGCTGATGTAGCTGATGAACTCCTCCGCCGAGGTCACCGGTCGGCCGTCCACCGCTTCCAATCGGTCACCGGCCTGGAAGCCCGCCCCCTCCGCCGGGTCGCCGGCCACCACCTGGGTGACGCTGAGCAGCTCCTCCGGCAGGATGCCGGCGGTGTCGTTGAGGGACATCTCGGGGATGGGTTGGGGCGTCACCGCTGCCTCGAAGCGCTCTCCGTCGCGCTCCAGGAGCAGGTTGACGGAGCGGTCCGTGGCGGTCATCAGGAGCACCTGCACCCGGTCCCACTTCTCCACCGGCTCGCCGTCCACCTCCAGGATCCGGTCGCCGGGAGCGATGCCCGCCTGGGCGGCGGAGGAGTCTTCCTGCACGAAGCCGACCCGCGCCGGGATGTCCGGCAGCGCCGGTACCGCGATGCCCCACATGAAGACCAGGGCGATGAGCAGCACCGCCAGTACGGCGTTCATGGCCGGGCCGGCCAGATAGATCAGAAAGCGCTGCCAGCGTGGCTTGTTGTTGAAGTCGGCCTCGTCTCCCTCGCCCTCGCCGGGAAGCTCGCCGCTCATCTTGACGTAGCCCCCGAGGGGGATGAGGGAGACCCGGTAATCGGTCTCACCGCGTTTGAAGCCCCACAGGCGCTTGCCGAAGCCGAGGGAGAAGGTCTCCACCCGGACGCCGAAGAGCTTGGCCACCACCATGTGGCCGGCCTCGTGGACGAAGATGACGACGCCCAGGACCACCACCAGGGCGAGTCCGTTGGAGGCGAAGGCGGTGATGCCGGAGACGATCTGGTTCAGAAGCTCCATGGGGCTGACCTCGAAGGAGTGGGAAGAGTTCGGGAAGCTCGAGGGTCCGGGCGGCTGGAATCGATGCCGCGAATTTCCGGAGGTTCTATCTCTCCGGGGATTCGAGCTGGCTCCGGGAGGATGGCTCTCCGGAGTGAGCAGTGAGCCCAGAGCATACTGGATCGGGCTCAGCCCGTCACGGCCGGCTCAGGCATCTCCCGGCCTGGGCATTTCTCGGCCTAGGGTCTCTCCGGTGCTCACCAACGATCAAAAGGGCGCATGGAAGTCGATCCACAGCAGGCCGAGGAGCATAACCGGCGCCCCGAAGAGCAACGCGTCGATGCGGTCGTACATTCCGCCATGGCCCGGTAGCAGGTGTCCGGAGTCCTTGATGCCGGCGCCACGCTTGTACAGGGACTCCACCAAGTCGCCGAGCTGGGCCGCGACAGCGGTGGCGGCGCCGATGGCGATGAGGGCGGGGTCGACGCGGTGCAGGATCGCCCAGCTCCACACCGCCACCACCACCAGCCCGGCGACCAGGCCGGCGACCGCTCCCTCCCAGCTCTTGTTGGGGCTGACCACCGGCGCCAGCTTGTGGCGCCCGAAACTGCGGCCGATGTAGAGGGCCGCCACGTCGCCGGCCCAGATCACCGCCAGGGTGAGGGCCAGGACCCAGGTGCTGAGGCGCTGCAGCTGAACCAGAGCCGCCAGCGGGAGGGCGAAGTAAAGGGTGCCGAGGACCAACAGGCCGGCGGCGCTGAGGCTTTGGCTGACCGGCGTGCGGCCCAGGAGCACCGCCAGCCCGGCACCCATGCCCAATCCCAGGCCGAGGCCCAAGACGGTCACGAAGAGGCGGTGCTCGGGCACCGCTGGCAGCCAGGCCAGGGCGTAGCCGTAGACGGGGACCGAGATCACCAGCAGCCCCAGGGGAGCGGCAGGGGCCCATTGCCGGCCGATGCGGTTGAACTCGCGGATGGCCATGATCATCACCAGGGCACAGCCGAGGAAAAACCACAGCCCGTCGAGGTAGAAGGCGGCGGCCAATCCCAGGCTGACGCCTACGATCCCGGTGAGAACGCGTTTCATGTCGGTTATGAGGTCCGGCGCCGGCGAGCCTGTCCGGACGAGGCGAGGCCGCCGAAGCGGCGCTCCCGATGCTGGAAGTCCAGCACCGCTTGGAAAAAGTCGATCTTGCGGAAATCTGGCCACAGCTTGTCCGTCACCCAGATCTCCGAGTACGCCACCTGCCAGAGCAGAAAATTGGACAGGCGCATCTCGCCGGAGGTGCGGATCACCAGGTCCGGGTCCGGCTGATCGGCGGTGTGCAGGTACCGGCCGATGGTCTGCTCGTCGATGTCCGCGCCCTTGCCCGCCGCCCAGTCGGTGACGATGCGCCGGCAGGCGTCGACGATCTCGCTGCGGCCGGAGTAGTTGAGGGCGACGTTGAGGGTCATGCCGTCGCAGTGGGCGGTGGCCTCCAGGCCCCGTTCGAGGGCTTCCACCACCGAACGGTCGAGCTCCCGCCAGCGGCCGATGACCCGCAGCCGCACCCGCGCTTCCACCAGCCGCTCCAGCTCGCGGGTGATGTACTCCTTGAGCAGGTTCATCAACGTCCACACTTCGGAGCGTGGTCGTTTGCGGTTCTCCACCGAGAAGGCGTAGAGGGTGAGCACGTCGAGCTCCAGCCCCGCCGCCGCTTCGATGGTTTCCCGCACCGCTTCAACGCCGGCCCGATGACCTTCCACCCGCGGCAATCCGCGGCCGGTGGCCCAGCGGCCGTTGCCGTCCATGATCACCGCGATGTGGCGGGGGAGGTGCTCCCGGTCGAGGCGCCGGAGCACGAGCTCTTCCGGCGAACCGGGTTGCGCAAGCTTGGAGGGATCTACCATGATCTGGGGGGCAAAGTTACCACATTCGATCAGGCCGAGCGGTGCTGGCGGCGCGATGGGTGTCGTCCTGGTTTGAATCTCGCGAAGACTCCCAGGCGAACCGCAAGGGTTGGTCAGTCCCGGTTCCAGGGCGGTGGGTAGAAGACTTCCTGCAGCACCAGGCCTTGGGCGGGAGCCGTGGGTCCCGCCTCCGGCCGGGTGGCGCCGCCGAGGAGGCGCTGCAGATCCTCCAGGCTGCGGCGGCCGGAGCCCACCTCCAGGAGGGTCCCCACCAGGCAGCGCACCATCCCCCGGAGGAAACCGTCTCCCCGGATGCGCAACTCCAGCTGCCTTCCGCGGCGGTACCAGACCGCCGCCGTGACCCGCCGCCAGGGATGCTTGTGGGAGCTTCCCGACAGGGCGAAGGCGCTGAAGTCATGGTGCCCGACGATGTGCCGGGTGGCCTGGGCCAGCAGCTCGAAGTCCACCGGGTAGAGCCAGGGAGCGGTGAACAGGCTTTCCAGCGGCGAGGTGAACTCGGCCAGGCAGACCCGGTAGCGGTACTCCTTGCCTTGGGCACAGGCCAGGGAGTGAAAGCCGTCATCCATCCGATGGGCCGCCATCAACCGTATGTCTTCGGGAAGCCGGTGATTGACGGCGTGCACCAGACCGCGTTCCGGAAACGGCCGCGGCAGGTACACGTGGGCGCTTTGCCCCCGAGCGTGGACCCCGGCGTCGGTGCGGCTTGCGGCGACCACCCGCAGCAGCTCACCGAAGAGATCTTCCAGGGCCTCCTCCACCACCTGTTGCACTGCCAGGGCGTTGTCCTGACGCTGCCAGCCGGCGAAGCGAGTCCCGCGATAAGAAAGGGTCAGTCGATAGACCATCGGCGATACCGAAGATGAACGGCGGCGAAGGGCAGCCAGATGAGCAGAAAAATCCCCGGGAAGAGCGGCAGCTCGGTTCCCTGGGCCAGGTACGACAAGGGCATCAGCGCCGACAGCAACAGCCACGCGGGCTGGCGGCAGAGGGCGGCCCACGGCAGCACCCAGAGCAAATACCAGGGATAGAGAGTAGCGGAGAAGAGCAGCATGCCGCCGAACAATCGACCGGTGCCGGCGACCAGGTCCCGGGAGCGCCAGCAGAGCAGCAACCAGATGCCCAGGCCAGC from Acidobacteriota bacterium encodes the following:
- the bamD gene encoding outer membrane protein assembly factor BamD — encoded protein: MKRFPAIRLLVPMLILPALLLATACGKKDDPILALSAEESLEMGQQWLAKEKYYKARRHFTHAFEVAPNTSLGREALLLAADTFFQQGGEANLIQAEAKYRDFLNRYPTSDRAPYVQLQIANSLARRIDRPDRDQTAAEQALVAYQEVLRLYPTSDYGAEARESIVKVRHQLAEHEFGVGNFYLRYGLALSAVNRFLGLLEDFPDYDQKDKIYFYLGKAYFEGRALVEADKYFSKLRREFPDSEYTKDIPKIDPDELAAAIAAEAARDEEGEATGGGSDQDPDFETVEESQS
- the rpe gene encoding ribulose-phosphate 3-epimerase, whose translation is MKLAPSILSADLADLATAAQQCADGGADLIHFDVMDGHFVPNLTFGIPVLAALCRRAQLPVDVHLMVEDPDRLLDGYLEAGAARVAVHWEAAVHLDRTLARIREGGALAGVALNPATPVESIFDLAERLDFVLLMSVNPGFSGQPFLPYTLDKARRLRRWIAETGASVEVEMDGGLGPRTIRQAVEAGVDTCVAGSAVFGAPDPLAAMAELRRLAT
- a CDS encoding PASTA domain-containing protein is translated as MRLTFDQPPDSPRGGKNAAGERSMPPWLAWLLRWGLRLAYVGALILVCGLTAYTAFSLFVRSGVTRVPPVQGMTLEEATGVVADQGLSLRHEATEDDFDPEVPAGKVLRQTPGARTLVKRGSEIEIALSLGPQVLEVQDLTGQTAQAAQVALAASGLAAGRRLDVYTRDAATGTVVEQNPAPEQEVAPGQPVDLLVSRGSREAVYIMPDLVYRDFEEVRRFFTQRGFRLGSIKYEVYEGISEGVILRQFPLAGHPLHRQDTVSLVVSQTADGTITP
- the rseP gene encoding RIP metalloprotease RseP — translated: MELLNQIVSGITAFASNGLALVVVLGVVIFVHEAGHMVVAKLFGVRVETFSLGFGKRLWGFKRGETDYRVSLIPLGGYVKMSGELPGEGEGDEADFNNKPRWQRFLIYLAGPAMNAVLAVLLIALVFMWGIAVPALPDIPARVGFVQEDSSAAQAGIAPGDRILEVDGEPVEKWDRVQVLLMTATDRSVNLLLERDGERFEAAVTPQPIPEMSLNDTAGILPEELLSVTQVVAGDPAEGAGFQAGDRLEAVDGRPVTSAEEFISYISERPGQEVAIAILRDGQEMTLPVTPKDVGGAGKIGVGVGLYQRYGPGQALVESVRHNIQIISQTGFVLKNIFTRRISAESALSGPIEIARISGGAARVGLRYLIYTMGLISISIGVLNLLPIPVLDGGQMVLLTVEGVIRRDLPEGVKNLINNVGFVLILLIMLTVIFFDLKKNLLP
- a CDS encoding phosphatidate cytidylyltransferase → MKRVLTGIVGVSLGLAAAFYLDGLWFFLGCALVMIMAIREFNRIGRQWAPAAPLGLLVISVPVYGYALAWLPAVPEHRLFVTVLGLGLGLGMGAGLAVLLGRTPVSQSLSAAGLLVLGTLYFALPLAALVQLQRLSTWVLALTLAVIWAGDVAALYIGRSFGRHKLAPVVSPNKSWEGAVAGLVAGLVVVAVWSWAILHRVDPALIAIGAATAVAAQLGDLVESLYKRGAGIKDSGHLLPGHGGMYDRIDALLFGAPVMLLGLLWIDFHAPF
- a CDS encoding isoprenyl transferase, producing MLRRLDREHLPRHIAVIMDGNGRWATGRGLPRVEGHRAGVEAVRETIEAAAGLELDVLTLYAFSVENRKRPRSEVWTLMNLLKEYITRELERLVEARVRLRVIGRWRELDRSVVEALERGLEATAHCDGMTLNVALNYSGRSEIVDACRRIVTDWAAGKGADIDEQTIGRYLHTADQPDPDLVIRTSGEMRLSNFLLWQVAYSEIWVTDKLWPDFRKIDFFQAVLDFQHRERRFGGLASSGQARRRRTS
- the truA gene encoding tRNA pseudouridine(38-40) synthase TruA is translated as MVYRLTLSYRGTRFAGWQRQDNALAVQQVVEEALEDLFGELLRVVAASRTDAGVHARGQSAHVYLPRPFPERGLVHAVNHRLPEDIRLMAAHRMDDGFHSLACAQGKEYRYRVCLAEFTSPLESLFTAPWLYPVDFELLAQATRHIVGHHDFSAFALSGSSHKHPWRRVTAAVWYRRGRQLELRIRGDGFLRGMVRCLVGTLLEVGSGRRSLEDLQRLLGGATRPEAGPTAPAQGLVLQEVFYPPPWNRD